In the genome of Salinispirillum sp. LH 10-3-1, one region contains:
- the argC gene encoding N-acetyl-gamma-glutamyl-phosphate reductase, with protein MVKVFVDGQEGTTGLQIKERLDRHPDVQLLEIDPNERKNTAARQALLNEADVAFLCLPDAAAKESAALVTNPDTRLIDASTAHRTDPDWVYGLPEISPEQRQRIAQSTRVSNPGCHATGFNLLVAPLVARGLLHPSSPLSCQSLTGYSGGGKALIATYEDADEATRARLLGPSHYGLSLNHKHLPEMQNVCGLALPPVFTPVVGPFYKGMVVTVPLHAAQLMMEQRDAASVRDALAEHYADSHFVEVMPYDAAGGVDGGFLNPQAANDTNRNEIFVFGSDQRILLVSRLDNLGKGASGAAVQNMNIMLGLSEDTSL; from the coding sequence ATGGTTAAGGTATTTGTCGACGGGCAAGAAGGCACAACGGGTCTGCAGATTAAAGAGCGTCTGGATAGACACCCCGACGTACAATTGCTGGAAATTGATCCCAATGAGCGTAAGAACACGGCTGCTCGTCAGGCGTTATTGAACGAAGCCGATGTGGCGTTTTTGTGTTTGCCGGATGCTGCTGCGAAAGAATCAGCGGCGTTAGTAACCAATCCGGATACTCGTCTGATTGACGCCAGCACGGCGCACCGCACCGACCCTGATTGGGTATACGGCTTGCCAGAAATCAGCCCGGAGCAACGTCAGCGCATCGCCCAAAGCACGCGTGTGTCTAACCCCGGCTGTCACGCCACCGGCTTTAATTTGCTGGTGGCACCGTTGGTAGCACGCGGTTTGTTGCACCCATCGTCGCCCTTAAGTTGTCAGTCGCTGACTGGGTACAGTGGTGGCGGTAAAGCCTTGATAGCCACCTACGAAGACGCCGACGAGGCAACGCGTGCGCGCTTGCTGGGCCCGTCGCACTATGGCTTGTCATTGAACCATAAGCACCTGCCTGAGATGCAGAACGTCTGTGGCTTGGCGTTACCGCCGGTGTTTACGCCCGTCGTTGGGCCGTTCTACAAGGGCATGGTGGTGACGGTGCCTTTGCACGCTGCCCAGTTGATGATGGAGCAGCGTGATGCCGCCAGCGTACGCGACGCCCTGGCCGAGCACTACGCTGACAGCCACTTCGTTGAAGTGATGCCTTATGACGCCGCAGGCGGCGTTGATGGCGGATTCCTGAATCCGCAGGCGGCGAACGATACCAACCGGAATGAGATCTTTGTGTTCGGCAGCGATCAGCGTATTTTGCTGGTGTCGCGTTTGGACAATCTCGGCAAGGGGGCGTCTGGTGCGGCGGTGCAGAATATGAACATTATGTTGGGGTTGTCGGAAGATACCTCACTGTAG
- a CDS encoding TVP38/TMEM64 family protein: MKKLVLFAVIACAIGAYFLFDLGQYFNLAYLKAQQDQLNAFYEANRALTIALYMLIYIVMAALSLPGAAIMTLAGGAVFGLATGLVAVSFASTIGATLAFLVARFLFQDSLQQRFPRQLDAINNGIHRDGAFYLFTLRLVPLFPFFVINLLMGLTGLRVWTFYWVSQVGMLAGTAVYVNAGTQLAQIDSLSGIASPTLLLSFALIGVFPLVANKLVQWLKRRSSEAKSVKQG, from the coding sequence ATGAAAAAGCTCGTCCTCTTTGCCGTGATCGCTTGTGCCATCGGTGCCTATTTTCTGTTTGATCTCGGCCAGTACTTCAATCTAGCCTATTTGAAAGCCCAACAAGACCAACTGAATGCGTTCTATGAAGCGAACCGCGCCCTGACGATAGCGCTCTATATGCTGATCTACATCGTGATGGCGGCATTGTCGTTACCCGGCGCGGCCATCATGACCCTAGCGGGCGGGGCGGTGTTCGGCCTGGCGACGGGCTTAGTTGCCGTGTCGTTCGCCAGCACCATCGGGGCTACCTTGGCGTTTCTGGTGGCGCGCTTCTTGTTTCAAGACAGCTTACAGCAGCGCTTTCCGCGCCAACTGGACGCCATTAACAATGGCATTCATCGCGATGGGGCCTTTTATCTGTTCACCCTGCGCCTGGTGCCGCTGTTTCCGTTTTTTGTGATTAATTTGCTGATGGGTCTGACCGGCTTGCGGGTCTGGACATTCTACTGGGTGAGTCAGGTGGGGATGCTTGCTGGCACAGCGGTGTACGTGAATGCGGGTACGCAGTTGGCGCAAATCGATTCGCTCAGCGGCATTGCATCGCCAACGCTCTTGCTGTCCTTCGCCTTGATCGGCGTATTCCCGTTGGTCGCCAACAAGCTGGTGCAGTGGTTGAAACGCCGGTCGAGTGAAGCGAAATCCGTCAAGCAAGGGTAG
- the pyrE gene encoding orotate phosphoribosyltransferase, whose amino-acid sequence MQTYQRDFIEFALQRGVLRFGEFTLKSGRTSPYFFNAGLFQTGEDLSRLGDFYAAALQNSGLKYDLLFGPAYKGIPLASATSIALYRNHHVNTPYVFNRKEKKDHGEGGSLVGAPLQGNTVIIDDVITAGTAIREVMDIIAAYPEARLSGVLVALDRQERGKGERSAIQEIETDYGVPVVSIVTLNDLLAFLQEQTGMAEHLAAVQAYRDKYGI is encoded by the coding sequence ATGCAAACCTACCAACGCGACTTTATCGAATTTGCTCTCCAACGTGGCGTACTGCGTTTTGGCGAATTTACCTTGAAATCCGGCCGTACGAGCCCCTACTTCTTCAATGCGGGCTTGTTTCAAACCGGCGAAGACCTTAGCCGACTGGGCGATTTCTACGCTGCTGCGCTGCAAAACAGCGGCCTGAAATACGATTTATTGTTTGGCCCGGCTTACAAAGGCATCCCACTGGCGAGCGCCACCAGCATTGCGCTGTATCGCAATCATCATGTGAATACGCCGTATGTGTTTAACCGCAAAGAGAAGAAAGACCACGGAGAAGGTGGCAGCTTGGTTGGCGCACCGCTGCAGGGCAATACCGTCATCATCGACGACGTGATTACCGCCGGCACAGCGATTCGTGAAGTGATGGACATCATCGCCGCTTATCCGGAAGCCCGCCTCAGTGGTGTACTGGTGGCGTTGGACCGCCAAGAACGTGGTAAAGGCGAGCGTTCCGCCATTCAGGAAATAGAAACCGATTACGGCGTACCCGTCGTATCCATTGTGACGCTCAACGACTTGCTGGCGTTCTTGCAAGAGCAAACGGGCATGGCCGAGCATTTAGCGGCGGTGCAGGCTTATCGGGATAAATACGGTATTTAG
- a CDS encoding exodeoxyribonuclease III, which produces MKIVSINVNGLVNAADRGFVHWLEHSDVDVVCVQDIRIRERDIPDHLMEVPGYHAFFFDADDPAQGGVGIYAKEMPKAVIRGLGFPQCDMEGRFLQADFEKFSICSVLFPRVTADDEDEQELKFQFMESFLNHLKKTRRKRREFIFAGTFHIAHRTIDLGNWQDYQRSSGFLPEERAWMDQVFGPLGYVDAFRLVNRREKQHTWWPYDEAQRNGLRLDYQIITPNLADYVFETRIITEPRVSPHCLLEVDYDLD; this is translated from the coding sequence ATGAAAATTGTCAGTATCAACGTCAATGGATTGGTGAACGCAGCTGATCGCGGTTTCGTGCATTGGCTAGAGCACTCTGATGTTGACGTAGTGTGTGTACAAGACATTCGAATCCGCGAACGCGACATCCCTGATCATTTGATGGAAGTGCCGGGTTATCACGCGTTCTTTTTTGATGCCGACGATCCAGCACAAGGTGGGGTTGGCATCTATGCCAAAGAAATGCCCAAAGCGGTGATTCGTGGGTTAGGCTTCCCGCAGTGCGATATGGAAGGCCGCTTTTTGCAGGCTGATTTTGAGAAGTTCAGTATCTGCTCGGTGCTCTTTCCGCGTGTGACCGCGGACGATGAGGATGAGCAAGAGCTGAAATTTCAGTTCATGGAAAGCTTCTTGAACCATTTGAAGAAAACCCGTCGCAAGCGCCGTGAGTTTATCTTTGCGGGCACCTTCCATATTGCCCACCGTACTATTGATTTGGGCAACTGGCAGGATTATCAACGGTCGTCTGGCTTCCTGCCGGAAGAGCGCGCTTGGATGGATCAGGTATTTGGTCCCTTGGGCTATGTTGATGCCTTCCGTTTGGTCAACCGTCGTGAGAAACAGCATACTTGGTGGCCGTATGACGAAGCGCAGCGCAATGGTTTGCGCTTGGATTATCAGATCATCACACCGAATCTGGCTGACTACGTCTTCGAGACCCGTATCATAACTGAGCCACGGGTATCGCCACATTGCCTGTTGGAAGTCGATTACGATCTCGACTGA
- the speD gene encoding adenosylmethionine decarboxylase has protein sequence MEKLRLHGFNNLTKSLSFNIYDIAYAKTERHRQEYIEYIDELYNADRLTAILEQVTEIIGANVLNIARQDYEPEGASVTILIAEHPVDPTPEEMTATPGPLPESVVGHLDKSHITVHTYPESDPDSGISTFRADIDVSTCGLISPLKALNFLIHSFDSDIVIMDYRVRGFTRMEDGKKIYIDHEINSIQNYMDADTKEKFEMIDVNVYQENIFHTKMMMKNFDIEQYLFGAGSNEFEEDELAEIQRRLHKEMQEIFYSRNLSDGPR, from the coding sequence ATGGAAAAATTGCGACTGCATGGTTTCAATAACCTAACCAAGTCACTCAGCTTCAATATCTATGATATTGCTTATGCTAAGACAGAACGTCATCGTCAGGAATACATTGAATACATCGATGAACTGTATAATGCAGATCGCCTGACGGCTATTCTTGAGCAGGTGACCGAGATCATCGGTGCCAATGTTTTGAACATCGCCCGTCAGGACTACGAACCTGAGGGTGCGAGTGTCACCATTCTGATCGCCGAACACCCCGTAGATCCCACACCGGAAGAGATGACGGCGACGCCTGGCCCATTGCCGGAGTCCGTCGTGGGTCACCTGGACAAGAGTCACATTACAGTACACACGTACCCAGAAAGTGACCCGGACAGTGGCATCAGCACCTTCCGCGCCGATATCGATGTATCGACTTGCGGTTTGATTTCACCGCTCAAGGCGCTGAACTTTCTGATTCACTCGTTTGATTCTGACATCGTGATCATGGATTACCGCGTGCGTGGTTTTACCCGCATGGAAGACGGTAAGAAGATCTACATCGACCATGAAATTAATTCGATTCAGAATTACATGGATGCGGACACCAAAGAAAAGTTCGAGATGATCGACGTGAACGTCTATCAGGAAAACATCTTTCATACGAAAATGATGATGAAAAATTTCGACATTGAACAATATTTATTCGGTGCCGGGTCGAACGAATTTGAAGAAGACGAGTTGGCTGAGATTCAGCGTCGCTTACACAAAGAAATGCAGGAGATTTTCTACTCCCGCAATCTCAGTGACGGTCCACGCTGA
- the can gene encoding carbonate dehydratase: MMDNLNHLLLANQTWAASKLEGDPEYFSRLAAQQKPEILWIGCSDSRVPANEIVNLPPGEIFVQRNIANQVMHTDINCLSVVQYAIDILQVKHVIVAGHYGCGGVQAALTNEEYGIVDNWLRSIKDLYARHEPDLKGLPEQKLLDRMCELNVAEQVNNLAKTKAVQRAWAREQELHLHGWIYAIQDGILQDLDVTQSGAAALPAIYHMNTPDNPMKTGG, from the coding sequence ATCATGGACAACCTTAACCATCTGTTGTTAGCGAATCAGACGTGGGCGGCCAGCAAATTGGAGGGTGATCCTGAATACTTTTCTCGCTTGGCGGCACAGCAAAAGCCCGAGATTTTATGGATTGGCTGTTCAGACAGCCGTGTGCCGGCAAACGAAATCGTCAATTTGCCTCCCGGTGAAATCTTCGTGCAACGTAATATCGCCAACCAGGTCATGCATACGGACATTAACTGTCTAAGCGTGGTTCAGTACGCCATCGATATCCTACAGGTGAAGCATGTCATCGTCGCTGGACACTACGGTTGTGGTGGCGTACAGGCGGCGTTGACGAACGAGGAGTACGGCATCGTAGATAACTGGCTACGCTCGATCAAGGACCTGTATGCGCGGCATGAACCCGACTTAAAAGGGTTGCCCGAACAGAAGCTTTTGGATCGCATGTGCGAACTGAACGTCGCAGAACAGGTAAACAATCTCGCCAAAACGAAAGCCGTGCAACGGGCATGGGCGCGAGAGCAGGAATTGCATCTGCACGGCTGGATATACGCAATTCAGGACGGCATCTTACAGGACTTAGATGTCACCCAAAGTGGTGCAGCGGCTTTGCCAGCGATCTATCATATGAACACTCCGGACAATCCGATGAAAACTGGCGGCTGA
- a CDS encoding transporter substrate-binding domain-containing protein, translating into MLRFVVSLVVMLPLVVLAETLIVYPAPESPQDRRFDDLQELLRVALERTVDDFGPFRMEPMSDSMSSTRYARELEQGRFPNVIWTSTSVEREQALLPVRIPLRRGLLSYRIALINEAEQPRFSTIRSLSDLQELTFVQGIGWGDVEVYRANGIRVETSQYESQFRMVHARRVDMFPRGVGEVFAELEDRVKDLPGLAVERDLLLYYPWPYYLFVARGNDALAHRLETGLRRMITDGSFEEIFQRYHGADIARARLNERHIIRLRNPLLPPETPLEDPTLWFYPDGFKYEKD; encoded by the coding sequence ATGTTACGCTTCGTTGTTAGTTTGGTCGTGATGTTGCCGTTGGTAGTGCTGGCCGAGACGCTGATCGTATATCCAGCGCCAGAGTCACCACAGGATCGTCGCTTTGACGACTTGCAAGAGTTGTTGCGTGTTGCGTTGGAGCGCACTGTTGACGACTTTGGCCCGTTTCGCATGGAGCCCATGTCAGACAGTATGTCCTCTACGCGCTACGCTCGGGAACTCGAGCAAGGTCGGTTTCCCAATGTCATCTGGACGTCTACCTCCGTTGAGCGTGAACAAGCATTGTTGCCAGTGCGTATTCCTTTGCGGCGTGGGCTATTGAGTTATCGCATCGCGCTGATCAATGAAGCCGAACAGCCACGTTTCAGCACCATTCGCTCGCTGTCTGACTTACAAGAGCTAACCTTTGTGCAGGGCATTGGCTGGGGGGATGTGGAGGTTTATCGAGCCAACGGTATTCGTGTGGAAACCTCACAATATGAAAGCCAATTCCGCATGGTGCACGCTCGGCGAGTAGATATGTTTCCGCGTGGTGTCGGTGAAGTGTTTGCGGAGTTAGAGGACCGTGTTAAAGATCTGCCGGGCTTGGCAGTTGAGCGCGATTTGCTGCTGTATTATCCATGGCCCTATTACTTGTTTGTCGCGCGCGGCAATGATGCCTTAGCGCATCGGTTGGAAACTGGGCTGCGCCGTATGATTACTGACGGCTCGTTTGAAGAAATATTTCAGCGCTACCACGGGGCCGATATCGCTCGGGCGCGCCTCAATGAACGTCACATTATCCGTCTGCGTAATCCGCTACTGCCCCCTGAGACGCCACTGGAAGACCCAACGCTTTGGTTTTATCCTGACGGCTTTAAATATGAAAAGGACTAA
- a CDS encoding EVE domain-containing protein translates to MNYWLMKSEPDAFSIDDLRSRGADGEPWDGVRNYQARNFMWHDMSVGDRVLFYHSSCKDVGVAGIAEIISEAVPDESQFNPESPYYDPKATADKPRWYLRQVRFVEKFPTIIPLALLKKQSALVDMALLKRGRLSVSPVTESEWHAVLSLS, encoded by the coding sequence ATGAACTACTGGTTGATGAAAAGCGAGCCAGACGCGTTCAGCATCGATGACTTACGGAGTCGCGGAGCCGATGGTGAGCCTTGGGACGGCGTGCGTAATTATCAGGCGCGTAATTTCATGTGGCATGATATGTCTGTAGGTGACCGTGTGTTGTTCTACCACAGCAGCTGTAAGGACGTCGGTGTAGCCGGTATCGCAGAGATTATCTCAGAGGCTGTACCAGACGAATCGCAATTTAACCCTGAGAGCCCGTATTACGATCCAAAGGCAACAGCGGACAAGCCTCGATGGTACTTGCGGCAGGTGCGTTTTGTGGAGAAATTCCCGACCATCATCCCATTGGCTTTGCTTAAAAAACAGAGCGCGCTGGTAGATATGGCCTTGTTGAAGCGTGGTCGACTGTCCGTGTCTCCCGTTACTGAAAGCGAGTGGCATGCCGTTCTGTCATTGAGCTAA
- a CDS encoding flagellar brake protein, with translation MDTQGTEGQFIKSSSEIARLLRHVQQKLSPVTISFSGMSRTLTSYVISVDGEKKNFLIDEVLPANHNALMQEGRAFNFESYYDGCRLRGRNVKASAQKDQDGNLVYLVPFPNEIHYYQRRQSYRATVRVALNIFVRLLDDNGNLIRGKLRDLSAEGCKIEIDGYYVDVLTEKTEQKPVRMLFPNNTEISLNLIMRHVFYDEARKQTHCGCQFKDLTPHEDDDVANVVSDLQRDHINFVKNGGLVSGIPARFLPPDTASEKAALDSKLAAGGDPEAPPPPPPKQKSQKDKARALRARTAADRDYRTAHQAGVSAVRALVAKLRGEQELPIDQAMEAAQDLAEVWSKDRQQLMLLTRVRSAQDYLFEHSVSVGLTLADQVIRGQEKDDTELLKRLIFAGLTHDLARAMLPDGVQDTRIKLPPDRSAQLQKNAHQVRSVLTTLPQVPREAIIIATQNYERLDGSGIPDRLTSDEIHPLGKLAAVVDVFDMLSNRVGRDVYYHPVLAFKAMLNMPKELDSDIVKRLIRTQGLYPLGSAVKLDNDHVGLVMRHNDDNKPSHVRLVYNIPDDTQFPPRDIDLTNDAVNVEGPADPIKLGLSNSLLRLPLQQ, from the coding sequence GTGGACACACAGGGCACCGAAGGCCAGTTTATCAAGTCATCGAGCGAAATCGCTCGATTGCTGAGGCACGTCCAGCAAAAGTTGTCACCGGTCACTATTTCATTCTCTGGCATGTCCCGCACGCTGACCAGCTACGTGATCAGTGTCGATGGTGAAAAAAAGAATTTCTTAATAGACGAGGTACTTCCCGCTAATCACAATGCCCTGATGCAAGAAGGACGGGCTTTTAATTTTGAGTCCTACTATGACGGGTGCCGCCTGCGTGGGCGCAACGTGAAAGCCAGCGCTCAGAAAGACCAAGATGGTAATTTAGTCTACCTAGTCCCATTCCCTAATGAAATTCACTACTACCAGCGGCGCCAATCGTACCGTGCTACAGTACGTGTGGCGCTCAATATATTTGTTCGGTTGTTGGACGACAACGGCAATCTTATTCGCGGCAAGTTACGCGACCTATCTGCTGAAGGCTGCAAAATCGAAATCGACGGGTATTACGTTGATGTACTTACGGAAAAAACTGAGCAAAAGCCGGTACGGATGCTGTTCCCCAATAATACTGAAATCAGCTTGAATTTGATCATGCGCCACGTCTTCTATGATGAAGCCCGCAAGCAGACGCACTGCGGGTGCCAATTCAAGGATTTGACACCACATGAAGATGACGATGTGGCAAATGTTGTCAGCGACTTACAGCGCGACCACATTAACTTTGTCAAAAATGGTGGCCTTGTTTCAGGCATTCCAGCACGCTTTCTCCCACCAGACACTGCATCCGAAAAGGCGGCGCTAGACAGCAAACTGGCAGCAGGGGGAGATCCTGAAGCACCGCCGCCGCCACCGCCGAAGCAAAAATCACAGAAAGACAAAGCGCGCGCACTGCGCGCACGCACTGCCGCGGACAGGGACTATCGTACAGCGCACCAAGCCGGTGTTTCTGCCGTGCGTGCGCTCGTCGCTAAGTTGCGTGGCGAGCAAGAGTTACCCATTGATCAGGCCATGGAAGCCGCCCAAGACTTAGCCGAAGTATGGAGCAAAGACCGTCAACAGCTGATGCTTCTGACACGCGTGCGCAGTGCTCAAGACTACTTGTTCGAACACTCAGTCAGTGTGGGCCTAACTCTGGCTGATCAAGTCATCCGTGGCCAGGAAAAAGACGATACCGAACTGCTGAAGCGCCTGATCTTCGCAGGTTTGACACATGATCTCGCCCGCGCCATGCTGCCGGACGGTGTACAGGATACTCGTATCAAGCTACCACCTGATCGATCAGCGCAACTGCAAAAAAATGCACATCAGGTACGGAGTGTGCTTACAACCCTACCCCAAGTGCCGCGCGAAGCTATTATTATCGCTACGCAAAACTACGAGCGCCTAGACGGTTCAGGTATTCCTGACCGACTGACGTCGGATGAAATACACCCTTTGGGTAAACTGGCCGCGGTGGTTGATGTGTTCGACATGCTGAGTAATCGCGTCGGCCGCGATGTCTATTACCATCCCGTTTTGGCATTCAAAGCGATGCTGAACATGCCCAAAGAACTGGATAGCGACATCGTGAAGCGCCTGATTCGTACCCAGGGGCTCTACCCACTGGGTAGCGCGGTGAAACTGGACAATGATCACGTCGGGCTGGTCATGCGGCATAACGATGATAACAAACCATCGCATGTGCGGCTGGTCTACAACATACCCGACGACACCCAATTTCCGCCTCGTGATATCGACCTGACAAACGACGCGGTCAACGTAGAAGGCCCTGCCGACCCAATCAAACTCGGCTTAAGTAATTCTTTGCTACGCTTGCCACTGCAGCAGTAA
- a CDS encoding DUF418 domain-containing protein, whose product MAASTYTLTAQPRIESLDVLRGVAVLGIFFLNIYAFAVPEMWFYYPASVEHWSIWDQWVMWFTLTFGAEKFLTMLSVLFGGSVALFASRSIAYAELTQQHRRRMAVLATLGLLHAYGLWFGDILFHYALCGFIIWWLRDLHIRTQAILAAVLLSVPPLLSLLVVQSVPHWTPEQRVDFLLLVQANPAQVQQEIAAYTSGWLQQWPQRSGQAWESHTEVLLGYTLWRTLGLMLIGGMLVRLGWLNAAAVGRYRAVCLGALLAGTLLSGYGAATSIWYASNTVTEHLLQPLLNYFGSLLMAIGYMWLVVIWGSRTPHQNLTRRVNSVGRLALSVYLLQTLVATTLFYGHGFAQFGQWPPVALVAMVIVFTGLTLLGAAWWLNRFNQGPMEWLWRRCSYRAAYRTAK is encoded by the coding sequence ATGGCCGCCAGTACCTATACCCTAACCGCTCAACCACGCATAGAATCTTTAGATGTCTTACGCGGTGTTGCCGTTTTGGGTATCTTTTTTCTCAACATCTACGCGTTCGCTGTGCCCGAAATGTGGTTCTATTACCCGGCCAGCGTCGAGCACTGGTCGATATGGGATCAGTGGGTGATGTGGTTTACCCTTACTTTTGGTGCTGAAAAGTTCCTCACCATGCTGAGTGTCTTGTTCGGTGGCAGTGTTGCCTTGTTTGCCAGCCGAAGTATCGCTTATGCTGAACTCACGCAACAGCATCGACGGCGTATGGCCGTGTTGGCCACATTGGGTTTGTTGCACGCTTATGGTTTGTGGTTTGGTGACATCCTCTTTCACTACGCGCTCTGTGGGTTCATCATTTGGTGGCTACGTGATCTGCACATACGGACGCAGGCGATTCTGGCCGCTGTATTGTTGAGTGTGCCACCCTTGTTGTCGCTATTAGTGGTGCAGTCGGTGCCCCATTGGACACCTGAACAGCGGGTTGATTTTTTGCTTCTGGTGCAGGCGAACCCAGCGCAAGTGCAGCAGGAAATTGCGGCCTATACCAGTGGATGGCTGCAGCAATGGCCGCAACGCAGTGGTCAGGCTTGGGAGTCCCATACCGAGGTCCTCCTTGGTTACACCCTTTGGCGAACCCTCGGCTTGATGCTAATAGGCGGTATGTTGGTGCGCTTGGGATGGCTAAACGCTGCGGCTGTGGGTCGCTACCGAGCTGTCTGTTTAGGGGCGCTGCTGGCCGGGACACTGTTGAGCGGATATGGTGCGGCAACCAGTATCTGGTACGCATCGAACACCGTCACTGAGCACTTGCTCCAACCGTTGTTGAACTATTTCGGTAGCCTATTGATGGCGATTGGCTATATGTGGCTGGTGGTCATTTGGGGCAGCCGCACTCCACATCAAAACTTAACGCGGCGCGTCAATAGCGTAGGGCGTCTAGCCTTGAGTGTTTACCTGCTGCAAACCCTGGTGGCCACGACGCTGTTTTATGGGCATGGTTTTGCCCAGTTCGGACAGTGGCCACCGGTCGCTTTAGTGGCCATGGTGATTGTGTTCACAGGGTTGACGTTACTGGGCGCAGCTTGGTGGCTTAACCGCTTTAATCAAGGGCCGATGGAGTGGTTATGGCGGCGCTGTTCTTATCGAGCAGCGTACCGCACAGCCAAGTGA
- a CDS encoding NADAR family protein — protein sequence MALFASDTDESAITVNRLDPSDPLGCSIPRPFTLDDFEWPTAEHYYQAMKYPDRARFDHIRRANDVEQARKLGRGWLKRPRADWKSVRTIMLTRAIYTQARTHADFAAALLATGDQNIVETSQYDYFWGIGRDQRGQNQYGKVLQNVRAKLMAEATG from the coding sequence ATGGCTTTGTTTGCCTCTGACACCGACGAGAGCGCCATAACGGTTAATCGTTTAGACCCTTCCGACCCACTCGGTTGCAGCATCCCTCGCCCATTCACGCTCGACGACTTTGAGTGGCCTACTGCGGAACACTACTATCAAGCCATGAAATACCCAGATCGAGCGCGCTTTGATCACATACGCCGAGCCAACGATGTCGAACAGGCACGTAAACTGGGTCGGGGCTGGCTGAAGCGTCCGCGTGCAGATTGGAAATCCGTACGCACCATCATGCTGACGCGAGCGATCTACACCCAAGCGCGCACGCATGCTGACTTCGCTGCGGCCTTATTGGCAACCGGTGACCAAAATATCGTAGAGACTTCACAATACGATTATTTCTGGGGTATCGGACGCGATCAACGCGGGCAAAACCAATACGGCAAGGTACTGCAAAACGTTCGCGCAAAGCTTATGGCTGAAGCGACCGGCTAG
- the metF gene encoding methylenetetrahydrofolate reductase [NAD(P)H] — protein sequence MTTTIPISFEFFPPKTEEGAVKLHQVHSELSALKPEFFSVTYGAGGSTQERTINTVLELNAKGISTAPHLSCIGSTTALLKGLLNRYQAHGINRIVALRGDLPSGMGGSTGGDFSHAIDLVAFIRKEYGDAFHLEVAAYPEMHPQAGNLDNDIKHFVAKANAGASSAITQYFYNADAYFHFVDRVRATGCDIPIIPGIMPITNYSNLARFSDACGAEIPRWMRKQLEAYGDDSASIKAFGLDAVSKMCETLIAGGAPALHFYSMNQTAASQSICARLGLTQ from the coding sequence ATGACAACGACAATACCAATAAGCTTTGAGTTTTTCCCGCCGAAAACGGAAGAAGGCGCGGTGAAACTGCATCAAGTGCACAGCGAACTCAGTGCGCTCAAGCCTGAATTCTTTTCTGTCACCTACGGTGCGGGCGGCTCCACACAAGAGCGCACCATCAACACCGTATTGGAACTGAACGCCAAAGGCATCAGCACAGCTCCCCACCTGAGCTGCATAGGCTCTACCACAGCACTGCTGAAGGGATTACTGAACCGCTATCAGGCGCACGGCATCAACCGCATCGTCGCCCTGCGTGGCGATCTTCCATCGGGCATGGGTGGCAGCACCGGCGGCGATTTCAGTCACGCCATTGATTTAGTAGCATTCATCCGCAAAGAATACGGCGATGCCTTTCACTTAGAAGTGGCGGCGTATCCTGAAATGCATCCGCAAGCGGGCAACCTCGACAACGACATCAAGCACTTCGTCGCCAAGGCCAATGCCGGTGCCAGCTCAGCGATCACCCAGTACTTCTATAACGCTGATGCCTACTTCCACTTTGTGGACCGCGTACGTGCCACCGGTTGTGACATTCCGATTATCCCCGGCATCATGCCGATCACCAACTACAGCAATTTAGCGCGCTTCAGCGATGCCTGTGGTGCCGAGATTCCGCGCTGGATGCGTAAGCAGCTGGAAGCCTATGGAGATGACAGCGCCAGCATCAAAGCCTTTGGTTTAGACGCTGTAAGTAAGATGTGCGAGACCCTCATCGCCGGTGGCGCTCCAGCGTTGCACTTTTACTCCATGAACCAAACAGCGGCCAGTCAGTCGATTTGTGCGCGGCTGGGGTTAACGCAGTAA